A genome region from Methylobacterium sp. FF17 includes the following:
- a CDS encoding fructose-specific PTS transporter subunit EIIC: MTQVLAVVGGGAQGLHAVLAGEALRKAAQRRRQAVEVELRGKGVGGHPLSAAAIAGADTVLLIGEGDLGEGRFGAMRRARIRIEDVLTDAHAVLDRVLSGEAGAAPATASRTIVAVTSCPTGIAHTFMAAEGIQAAAQALGYAVRVETQGSVGAHDALTPEEIAAADLVLIAADTGVDRSRFAGKLVYATNTKAAIRDGKGLIATAFDAAQVQGGAAAAGEPARPAAAEAKAGAYKHLMTGVSFMLPFVVAGGLLIALAFALGGIDAMKPEHAGTLGFALGEIGAKAAFALIVPALAGYIAYSIADRPGIAPGMIGGMLAANLQAGFLGGIAAGFIAGYATSFLNRHIRLHRNLEGLKPVLILPLLATAISGLLMIYVVGVPVAAILAALTEWLKGMQGTSAVLLGLVLGGMMAIDMGGPVNKAAYASSAALIASGITAPMAAVMIGGMTPPLGIALATRLFPARFSKPEREAGGAAAVLGAAFITEGAIPFAAADPLRVIPAMVAGSALAGALALSLGVELKVPHGGLFVLPIPNAVTNLPGALIALVAGTLTTGLLVGLLKKRAA; this comes from the coding sequence ATGACCCAGGTTCTGGCGGTAGTGGGAGGCGGGGCCCAGGGCCTGCACGCGGTGCTGGCCGGCGAGGCCCTGCGCAAGGCCGCGCAGAGGCGGCGCCAGGCCGTCGAGGTGGAACTGCGCGGCAAGGGCGTGGGCGGCCATCCCCTCAGCGCCGCCGCGATCGCGGGGGCGGACACCGTCCTCCTGATCGGCGAAGGCGACCTCGGCGAGGGTCGGTTCGGGGCGATGCGCCGGGCCCGGATCCGGATCGAGGACGTGCTCACCGACGCGCACGCGGTGCTCGACCGCGTCCTGTCCGGTGAGGCCGGCGCGGCGCCCGCGACGGCATCCAGGACGATCGTCGCCGTCACCTCCTGCCCCACCGGCATCGCCCACACCTTCATGGCGGCGGAAGGCATCCAGGCGGCGGCGCAGGCGCTGGGCTACGCGGTCCGCGTCGAGACGCAAGGCTCGGTCGGCGCCCACGACGCGCTCACGCCGGAGGAGATCGCGGCGGCCGACCTCGTCCTGATCGCGGCCGATACCGGGGTCGACCGCTCCCGCTTTGCCGGCAAACTGGTCTATGCCACCAACACCAAGGCGGCGATCCGCGACGGCAAGGGCCTGATCGCCACAGCGTTCGACGCGGCACAGGTGCAGGGGGGCGCGGCGGCGGCGGGGGAGCCCGCCCGTCCGGCGGCGGCCGAGGCGAAGGCGGGCGCCTACAAGCACCTGATGACGGGCGTCTCGTTCATGCTGCCCTTCGTCGTGGCGGGCGGGCTGCTCATCGCGCTCGCCTTCGCGCTCGGGGGCATCGACGCCATGAAGCCCGAGCACGCCGGCACGCTGGGCTTCGCGCTCGGCGAGATCGGCGCCAAGGCGGCCTTCGCGCTGATCGTTCCGGCACTCGCCGGCTACATCGCCTATTCCATCGCGGACCGCCCCGGCATCGCGCCCGGCATGATCGGCGGCATGCTGGCCGCCAACCTCCAGGCCGGCTTCCTCGGCGGCATCGCGGCGGGTTTCATAGCCGGCTATGCCACCTCCTTCCTCAACAGGCATATCCGCCTGCACCGGAACCTGGAGGGCCTCAAGCCCGTCCTGATCCTGCCGCTGCTGGCCACCGCGATCAGCGGCCTCCTGATGATCTACGTCGTCGGCGTGCCCGTGGCGGCGATCCTGGCCGCGCTGACCGAGTGGCTGAAGGGCATGCAGGGCACCAGCGCCGTGCTGCTCGGCCTCGTTCTCGGCGGCATGATGGCCATCGACATGGGCGGGCCGGTCAACAAGGCGGCCTATGCGTCCTCCGCGGCGCTGATCGCGTCGGGCATCACCGCCCCGATGGCGGCGGTGATGATCGGGGGCATGACACCGCCGCTCGGCATCGCGCTCGCCACCCGCCTGTTCCCGGCCCGCTTCTCGAAGCCCGAGCGCGAGGCGGGCGGCGCCGCCGCCGTGCTGGGCGCGGCCTTCATCACCGAGGGGGCGATCCCCTTCGCGGCGGCCGACCCGCTCCGGGTCATCCCCGCGATGGTGGCGGGCTCGGCCCTGGCCGGCGCCCTCGCGCTGAGCCTCGGCGTCGAGCTCAAGGTGCCCCATGGCGGCCTGTTCGTGCTGCCGATCCCCAACGCGGTCACCAACCTGCCCGGCGCCCTGATCGCGCTGGTCGCCGGCACCCTGACGACGGGGCTCCTCGTCGGGCTCCTGAAGAAGCGGGCGGCCTGA
- the pfkB gene encoding 1-phosphofructokinase, producing the protein MSVVTVTLNPALDQTVVLEALTPGAVHRARSVRRDAGGKGVNVAACLADWGLSVAATGVLGRDNAAPFQALMDAKGIEDRFAWIPGETRTNLKLLDGASGDTTDINLPGLDLTPDALVTVRAALRALTAPEGLVVLAGSLPGGLGPRTYADLTAELRARGARVILDASGPPLAAALAAPVLPFAIKPNRHELEEWAGRTLPGLADVAAAAQDLRARGIALVVVSLGAEGALFCDGDGTLHALAPPTAIASTVGAGDALVAGLVAGLHADLALPDTARLALAFAAGKLARAGANLPPRAAVEAIAATVRVERLTG; encoded by the coding sequence GTGAGTGTCGTCACCGTCACCCTCAACCCGGCCCTCGACCAGACCGTGGTGCTGGAGGCCCTGACCCCCGGCGCGGTCCACCGCGCCCGCAGCGTGCGCCGGGATGCGGGCGGCAAGGGCGTCAACGTCGCCGCCTGCCTCGCCGATTGGGGCCTATCCGTCGCCGCCACCGGCGTGCTCGGCCGGGACAACGCCGCCCCGTTCCAGGCTCTGATGGACGCCAAGGGCATCGAGGACCGCTTCGCCTGGATTCCCGGCGAGACCCGGACCAACCTCAAGCTCCTCGACGGGGCCAGCGGCGACACCACCGACATCAACCTGCCGGGCCTGGACCTCACGCCGGATGCCCTGGTGACCGTGCGCGCCGCCCTGCGCGCCCTGACCGCCCCGGAGGGGCTGGTGGTGCTGGCCGGCAGCCTGCCGGGCGGGTTGGGACCCCGGACCTATGCCGACCTCACCGCCGAGCTGCGGGCGCGCGGCGCCCGCGTGATCCTCGACGCCTCCGGCCCGCCGCTCGCCGCCGCGCTGGCGGCCCCCGTCCTCCCCTTCGCGATCAAGCCGAACCGGCACGAGCTGGAGGAATGGGCCGGGCGCACCCTGCCGGGGCTGGCCGACGTTGCGGCTGCGGCCCAGGACCTGCGGGCGCGCGGCATCGCCCTGGTGGTGGTCTCCCTCGGGGCCGAGGGCGCGCTGTTCTGCGACGGGGACGGGACGCTGCACGCCCTGGCCCCGCCGACCGCGATCGCCAGCACCGTCGGGGCCGGCGACGCCCTGGTGGCGGGGCTGGTGGCGGGTCTGCATGCGGACCTCGCCCTGCCCGACACCGCCCGCCTCGCCCTTGCCTTCGCGGCCGGCAAGCTGGCCCGGGCCGGCGCGAACCTGCCGCCCCGCGCGGCGGTGGAGGCCATCGCCGCCACGGTGCGGGTGGAGCGCCTCACGGGCTGA
- the ptsP gene encoding phosphoenolpyruvate--protein phosphotransferase, translated as MLAPTPPLNPRLLIRLGATPTTKEAAIREAAQLLVAGGCIDPAYEASMLRREAVSNTYLGHGVVIPHGMVDDRHLVRESGLAVLQVPGGIAWHDGQVAHLVVAIAAQSDTHITLLRRLTRLIQDEARLTALRATPRKEEIAAALTEDAASPGSAGPATDLSQRFDWTVDYPTGLHARPAAHWVEVARSCPARIQVRHGAEVADAKNLIALLQLGLRCGDGVTISAEGDDEAGALSKICKAVTGLSAGEKAAAQAAAAAAAKAAGPVAGWNPADAPRIHAGLGASPGLVIGPIHVLSQAEVAVPDEPEPLTSGGDRLHAALEATAGQLRALADDTERRLGKADAGIFKAQGELIADTDLITLACQLMVEGHGVAFAWNQAVERMAGKLSALGNPVLAARAADLRDVGRRVLAQIDPALKSGHDLPDVPCILIAPDLAPSDTAGLDPARVIGLATAQGGPTSHTAILARTLGIPALVAGGASLLALANRTPAILDGGTGRLYLDPSEADLASARAWSARQRAAAADEARARALPARTTDGHAIAIGANVNNPEQVPLALDQGAEGVGLMRTEFLFLERGDTPTEDDQYATYRAMLAALAGRPLIVRTLDIGGDKQVAHLHLPREENPFLGVRGARLLLRRPDLMEPQLRALYRAARDGVPAGAPLGQHAPLSIMFPMITSVPEVLTLRAHCERIRLELDAPAVPIGIMIEVPAAAIQADALARHCDFFSIGTNDLTQYALAIDRQNTDLAPEADSLHPAVLRLIHMTCEGAARHKRWVGVCGGIAGDPFGAGLLAGLGVHELSMTPRDVAAVKARLRSAGIGELRALAARACAQEDAAGVRALARAWTGDAA; from the coding sequence ATGCTCGCACCGACGCCGCCACTGAATCCGCGCCTGCTCATCCGCCTCGGCGCCACGCCCACGACCAAGGAGGCGGCCATTCGCGAGGCGGCCCAGCTTCTCGTCGCCGGCGGCTGCATCGATCCGGCCTACGAGGCGAGCATGCTGCGCCGGGAGGCGGTGTCGAACACCTATCTCGGGCACGGCGTCGTGATCCCGCACGGGATGGTCGACGACCGCCACCTCGTCCGCGAAAGCGGGCTCGCGGTGCTGCAGGTGCCCGGCGGCATCGCGTGGCATGACGGCCAGGTCGCGCATCTCGTGGTCGCCATCGCGGCGCAGTCCGACACCCACATCACGCTGCTGCGCCGGCTCACCCGCCTGATCCAGGACGAGGCCCGCCTCACCGCCCTGCGCGCCACCCCGCGCAAGGAGGAGATCGCGGCGGCCCTCACCGAGGACGCGGCGAGCCCCGGCAGCGCCGGTCCGGCCACCGACCTGAGCCAGCGCTTCGACTGGACGGTGGATTACCCCACCGGCCTGCATGCCCGCCCGGCCGCGCACTGGGTCGAGGTCGCGCGCTCCTGCCCGGCCCGCATCCAGGTGCGGCACGGCGCGGAGGTGGCGGATGCCAAGAACCTGATCGCGCTGCTGCAGCTCGGCCTGCGCTGCGGCGACGGGGTCACGATCTCGGCCGAGGGCGACGACGAGGCCGGCGCCCTTTCGAAGATCTGCAAGGCCGTGACCGGCCTCAGCGCCGGCGAAAAGGCGGCGGCGCAGGCGGCCGCCGCCGCCGCCGCGAAGGCCGCCGGGCCGGTGGCGGGCTGGAACCCGGCCGACGCGCCGCGCATCCATGCCGGCCTCGGCGCCTCGCCGGGCCTCGTCATCGGCCCGATCCACGTGCTGAGCCAGGCCGAGGTCGCGGTGCCGGACGAGCCGGAGCCGCTGACCTCCGGCGGCGACCGCCTGCACGCGGCCCTCGAGGCCACCGCGGGACAGCTCCGGGCGCTGGCCGACGACACCGAGCGCCGCCTCGGCAAGGCGGATGCGGGGATCTTCAAGGCGCAGGGCGAACTCATCGCCGACACCGACCTCATCACGCTGGCCTGCCAGCTCATGGTGGAGGGCCACGGCGTCGCCTTCGCCTGGAACCAGGCGGTGGAGCGGATGGCGGGCAAGCTCTCGGCGCTGGGCAACCCGGTGCTGGCGGCCCGCGCGGCGGACCTGCGCGACGTCGGCCGGCGGGTGCTGGCGCAGATCGACCCCGCCCTGAAGAGCGGCCACGACCTGCCGGACGTGCCCTGCATCCTGATCGCGCCGGATCTCGCCCCCTCCGACACCGCCGGGCTCGACCCCGCCCGCGTCATCGGCCTCGCCACCGCGCAGGGCGGCCCGACCTCGCACACCGCGATCCTGGCCCGGACGCTGGGCATCCCCGCCCTGGTGGCGGGGGGCGCGAGCCTGCTCGCCCTCGCGAACCGCACCCCCGCCATCCTCGATGGCGGTACCGGGCGCCTCTACCTCGACCCGAGCGAAGCGGACCTCGCCTCGGCCCGGGCCTGGAGCGCGCGCCAGCGCGCCGCGGCCGCGGACGAGGCCCGCGCCCGGGCGCTGCCCGCCCGCACCACGGACGGGCACGCGATCGCCATCGGCGCCAACGTCAACAACCCCGAGCAGGTGCCGCTGGCCCTCGACCAGGGCGCGGAGGGCGTCGGCCTGATGCGCACCGAGTTCCTGTTCCTGGAGCGCGGCGACACGCCCACGGAAGACGACCAGTACGCCACCTACCGGGCCATGCTGGCGGCGCTCGCCGGCCGTCCGCTCATCGTGCGCACCCTCGACATCGGCGGCGACAAGCAGGTGGCGCACCTGCACCTGCCGCGGGAGGAGAACCCCTTCCTCGGCGTGCGCGGCGCCCGCCTGCTCCTGCGCCGGCCCGACCTGATGGAGCCGCAGCTGCGCGCCCTCTACCGGGCCGCCCGGGACGGCGTGCCGGCCGGCGCCCCCCTCGGCCAGCACGCGCCGCTCTCCATCATGTTCCCGATGATCACCTCGGTGCCCGAGGTGCTGACCCTGCGCGCCCATTGCGAGCGCATCCGGCTCGAACTCGACGCGCCGGCGGTGCCGATCGGCATCATGATCGAGGTGCCGGCCGCCGCGATCCAGGCGGATGCGCTGGCGCGGCACTGCGACTTCTTCTCCATCGGCACCAACGACCTGACGCAGTACGCGCTCGCCATCGACCGTCAGAACACCGACCTCGCCCCGGAGGCCGACAGCCTGCACCCGGCGGTGCTGCGCCTCATCCACATGACCTGCGAGGGGGCCGCGCGCCACAAGCGCTGGGTCGGCGTCTGCGGCGGCATCGCGGGCGACCCCTTCGGCGCCGGCCTGCTCGCGGGCCTCGGGGTGCACGAACTCTCGATGACGCCCCGCGACGTCGCCGCCGTGAAGGCGCGGCTGCGATCCGCCGGGATCGGCGAGCTGCGGGCGCTCGCCGCCCGCGCCTGCGCCCAGGAGGATGCGGCCGGCGTCCGGGCGCTCGCCCGCGCATGGACGGGGGATGCCGCGTGA
- a CDS encoding LacI family DNA-binding transcriptional regulator produces MTVGIRDVARAAGVSTATVSRALGQGPVSEALRRQVEAAVRATGYRPNLSARRLRSQTTRTIGLIVADIRNPFFTAVSRAVEDAAYAAGMRVILCNTDEDPAREALYLRLMEEERVTGLIFAPTRITAEAMKAGDLDVPAVFIDRPGPPGAHDSVVLDNVAAAAALVDHLRAQGYRRIGGLFGATSSTAQERCAGYTEALGRHGADPLARVAAPNAAAAEAALTAWLAQGDRPDALLLSNGLMLMGAVRAARGLGLAVPGDLGLAGFDNEPWTDLVEPGLTVIEQPVAEIGAQAMALLFDRLKAPDQPVRKVTLSGRLILRGSSQRG; encoded by the coding sequence ATGACCGTCGGGATCCGCGATGTCGCCCGGGCCGCGGGGGTCTCGACCGCCACCGTATCGCGGGCGCTCGGCCAGGGACCGGTCAGCGAGGCCCTGCGCCGGCAGGTGGAGGCGGCGGTGCGCGCCACGGGCTACCGGCCCAACCTGTCGGCCCGGCGCCTGCGCTCGCAGACGACCCGGACGATCGGGCTGATCGTGGCCGATATCCGCAACCCGTTCTTCACGGCGGTGAGCCGGGCGGTGGAGGACGCCGCCTACGCGGCCGGGATGCGGGTGATCCTGTGCAACACCGACGAGGACCCGGCCCGCGAGGCGCTCTACCTGCGCCTGATGGAGGAGGAGCGCGTCACCGGCCTCATCTTCGCGCCGACCCGGATCACCGCCGAGGCGATGAAGGCCGGCGACCTCGACGTGCCGGCGGTGTTCATCGACCGGCCCGGGCCGCCGGGCGCCCATGACAGCGTGGTCCTCGACAACGTCGCGGCGGCCGCCGCCCTCGTCGACCACCTCCGGGCCCAGGGCTACCGCCGGATCGGCGGCCTGTTCGGCGCCACGAGCTCCACCGCGCAGGAACGTTGCGCGGGCTACACGGAGGCCCTGGGCCGGCACGGGGCGGACCCCCTCGCGCGCGTGGCCGCGCCGAACGCCGCCGCCGCCGAGGCTGCGCTGACGGCGTGGCTCGCGCAGGGCGACCGCCCCGATGCGCTGCTCCTCTCGAACGGCCTGATGCTGATGGGGGCGGTGCGGGCCGCGCGCGGCCTCGGCCTCGCGGTGCCCGGCGACCTCGGGCTCGCGGGCTTCGACAACGAGCCCTGGACCGACCTCGTGGAGCCCGGCCTGACGGTGATCGAACAGCCCGTCGCGGAGATCGGCGCGCAGGCCATGGCGCTCCTGTTCGACCGGCTGAAGGCGCCGGACCAGCCGGTGCGCAAGGTGACCCTGAGCGGCCGGCTCATCCTGCGCGGCTCCTCGCAGCGGGGATAG
- the aceE gene encoding pyruvate dehydrogenase (acetyl-transferring), homodimeric type: MERSRDLDPVETQEWLDSLDGVLDVDGPERAHYLIEQVIDGARKKGAPVPYSANTAYLNTILPEKQDPHPGDRAIEHRIRSAIRWNAIAIILRANKDSSELGGHIASFQSAATLYDTGFMHFWRGADSEHGGDLIYVQGHSSPGVYARAFLEGRLTEEQLLGFRQEVGGKGLSSYPHPWLMPDFWQFPTVSMGLGPLMAIYQARFLRYLHHRNLAQTDGRKVWAFMGDGEMDEPESLGAIALAAREKLDNLVFVINCNLQRLDGPVRGNGKIVQELEADFRGAGWNVIKVLWGSGWDALIQRDTTGMLARLMEECVDGEYQDFKSKNGAYIREHFFGRYPETAALVAEMSDDDIWRLTRGGHDPRKVFAAYSAASKHKGQPTLILAKTVKGYGMGESGEGQNITHQQKKMGEAVLKQFRDRFQIDLTDDQLKEIPFIKFPEGSPEHRYLMARREALGGPLPARRSKSKSLEIPPLSAFSAQLKETAGREISTTMAFVRILNTLLRDKNIGNRIVPIVPDESRTFGMEGMFRQFGIFSQVGQLYRPEDANQLMYYKEDKNGQMLQEGINEPGAMSSWIAAATSYSHSDAPTIPFYVYYSMFGFQRVGDLAWAAGDMRARGFLIGGTAGRTTLNGEGLQHEDGHSHLISSTIPNCVSYDPTFSYEVAVIVQDGLRRMYAEQEDVFYYITVMNENYEHPGMPEGAEADIIKGMYLFKEGAKETTQGHRVQLLGSGTILREVIAAAELLETDFGIASDIWSCPSFTELRRDAMAAERWNLLHPLEGKRLSHVETCLAGRTGPVIASTDYMRLFADQIRAWVPGRYRVLGTDGFGRSDYRVRLRDFFEVNRHWVVVAALHSLAADGVIPAQTVADAIAKYGIDTDRPAPWTV, encoded by the coding sequence ATGGAGCGTAGCCGCGACCTCGACCCGGTCGAGACCCAGGAATGGCTGGATTCGCTGGACGGCGTCCTCGACGTCGACGGGCCGGAACGGGCGCATTACCTGATCGAGCAGGTCATCGACGGGGCCCGCAAGAAGGGCGCCCCCGTCCCGTACTCGGCCAACACCGCCTACCTGAACACGATCCTGCCCGAGAAGCAGGACCCGCATCCGGGCGACCGGGCGATCGAGCACCGCATCCGCTCGGCCATCCGCTGGAACGCCATCGCGATCATCCTGCGGGCGAACAAGGATTCCTCCGAGCTCGGCGGCCACATCGCCAGCTTCCAGTCGGCCGCGACCCTCTACGACACCGGCTTCATGCACTTCTGGCGCGGGGCCGATTCCGAGCATGGCGGCGACCTCATCTACGTGCAGGGCCATTCCTCGCCCGGCGTCTATGCCCGCGCGTTCCTCGAGGGGCGCCTGACCGAGGAGCAGCTCCTCGGCTTCCGCCAGGAAGTCGGCGGCAAGGGCCTGTCCTCCTATCCGCATCCCTGGCTGATGCCGGATTTCTGGCAGTTCCCCACCGTCTCGATGGGCCTCGGCCCCCTGATGGCGATCTACCAGGCGCGCTTCCTGCGCTACCTGCACCACCGCAACCTCGCGCAGACGGACGGCCGCAAGGTCTGGGCCTTCATGGGCGACGGCGAGATGGACGAGCCGGAGAGCCTCGGCGCCATCGCGCTCGCCGCGCGTGAGAAACTCGACAACCTCGTCTTCGTCATCAACTGCAACCTGCAGCGCCTCGACGGGCCGGTGCGCGGCAACGGCAAGATCGTCCAGGAACTCGAGGCCGATTTCCGGGGCGCGGGCTGGAACGTCATCAAGGTGCTGTGGGGCTCGGGCTGGGATGCCCTGATCCAGCGCGACACCACCGGCATGCTGGCGCGCCTCATGGAAGAGTGCGTCGACGGCGAGTACCAGGACTTCAAGTCGAAGAACGGCGCCTACATCCGCGAGCACTTCTTCGGGCGCTATCCCGAGACCGCGGCCCTCGTCGCCGAGATGAGCGACGACGACATCTGGCGCCTCACCCGCGGCGGCCACGACCCGCGCAAGGTCTTCGCCGCCTACAGCGCCGCCTCCAAGCACAAGGGCCAGCCGACCCTCATCCTCGCCAAGACCGTCAAGGGCTACGGCATGGGCGAATCGGGCGAAGGCCAGAACATCACCCACCAGCAGAAGAAGATGGGCGAGGCGGTCCTCAAGCAGTTCCGCGACCGCTTCCAGATCGACCTGACGGACGACCAGCTGAAGGAGATCCCCTTCATCAAGTTCCCCGAGGGCAGCCCCGAGCACCGCTACCTGATGGCGCGGCGCGAGGCGCTCGGCGGTCCGCTCCCGGCCCGGCGCTCCAAGTCCAAGTCGCTCGAGATCCCGCCGCTCTCGGCCTTCTCGGCCCAGCTCAAGGAGACCGCCGGCCGCGAGATCTCCACCACCATGGCCTTCGTGCGCATCCTCAACACGCTGCTGCGCGACAAGAACATCGGCAACCGCATCGTGCCGATCGTGCCCGACGAGAGCCGCACCTTCGGCATGGAGGGCATGTTCCGCCAGTTCGGCATCTTCTCCCAGGTCGGCCAGCTTTACCGGCCGGAGGATGCCAACCAGCTCATGTACTACAAGGAGGACAAGAACGGTCAGATGCTCCAGGAGGGCATCAACGAGCCGGGCGCGATGTCGTCCTGGATCGCGGCCGCGACCTCCTACTCGCACTCCGACGCGCCGACGATCCCGTTCTACGTCTACTACTCGATGTTCGGCTTCCAGCGGGTCGGGGATCTGGCCTGGGCGGCGGGCGACATGCGGGCGCGCGGCTTCCTCATCGGCGGCACGGCCGGGCGCACGACCCTCAACGGCGAGGGCCTGCAGCACGAGGACGGCCACAGCCACCTCATCTCGTCCACCATCCCGAACTGCGTCTCCTACGACCCGACCTTCTCGTACGAAGTCGCGGTGATCGTGCAGGACGGCCTGCGCCGGATGTATGCCGAGCAGGAGGACGTGTTCTACTACATCACCGTGATGAACGAGAACTACGAGCACCCCGGCATGCCGGAGGGCGCGGAGGCCGACATCATCAAGGGCATGTACCTCTTCAAGGAGGGGGCGAAGGAGACCACGCAGGGGCACCGGGTCCAGCTGCTGGGCTCGGGCACCATCCTGCGCGAGGTCATCGCGGCGGCCGAGCTCCTGGAGACGGATTTCGGCATCGCCTCCGACATCTGGAGCTGCCCGAGCTTCACCGAACTGCGCCGCGACGCGATGGCGGCGGAGCGCTGGAACCTCCTGCACCCGCTCGAGGGCAAGCGCCTCTCCCACGTCGAGACCTGCCTCGCCGGCCGCACCGGCCCGGTGATCGCCTCGACGGACTACATGCGCCTGTTCGCCGACCAGATCCGCGCCTGGGTGCCCGGACGCTACCGCGTCCTGGGGACGGACGGCTTCGGCCGCTCGGACTACCGGGTCCGCCTGCGCGACTTCTTCGAGGTCAACCGGCACTGGGTCGTGGTGGCGGCCCTGCACAGCCTCGCCGCGGACGGCGTGATCCCGGCCCAGACGGTCGCGGACGCCATCGCCAAGTACGGCATCGACACGGACCGGCCGGCACCCTGGACCGTCTGA
- the aceF gene encoding dihydrolipoyllysine-residue acetyltransferase: MGIEIQIPDIGDFKDIPIIEIHVKEGDTIGPDDPLVSLESDKATMDVPSPSAGVVERILVKLGDKVSEGSPLLVFKGEGAKGDTQAAAKAADAPAGADSAALLAKQEPAPGVAPAPAAPTPAASAGNLPDFSQVHASPGVRRLARELGLDLTAVKGTGEKGRITKEDVKGHLTRAAAPAPGASGTAAFAGGGMGIPEIPAVDFSKFGPIETQPLSRIKKISGAHLHRSWLNVPLVTHQDESDITETDAYRKELDNAGKELKDKGYRVTLLAFLIKAAVSALRKHPEFNASLSPEKDALILKRYYNIGVAVDTPDGLVVPVIKDADRKGIVEISRDLGAISAKARDGKLSAADMQGATFSISSLGGIGGTSFTPLVNAPEVAILGVARSKMSPVWNGTEFKPRLIVPLSLSYDHRVIDGALAARFARHLAHVLEDVRRLVV; the protein is encoded by the coding sequence GTGGGCATCGAGATCCAGATTCCGGACATCGGCGACTTCAAGGACATTCCGATCATCGAGATCCACGTGAAGGAGGGCGACACGATCGGGCCCGACGACCCGCTGGTCTCGCTGGAATCCGACAAGGCGACCATGGACGTGCCCTCGCCGAGCGCCGGCGTGGTGGAGCGGATCCTGGTCAAGCTCGGCGACAAGGTGAGCGAGGGCTCGCCCCTCCTCGTGTTCAAGGGCGAGGGCGCCAAGGGTGACACCCAGGCCGCCGCGAAGGCCGCCGACGCCCCCGCCGGCGCCGACAGCGCCGCGTTGCTCGCCAAGCAGGAGCCCGCGCCGGGTGTGGCTCCCGCGCCGGCTGCCCCCACGCCTGCCGCATCGGCCGGCAACCTCCCCGATTTCTCGCAGGTCCATGCCAGCCCCGGCGTGCGGCGTCTGGCCCGCGAACTCGGCCTCGACCTCACCGCCGTGAAGGGCACCGGCGAGAAGGGCCGGATCACCAAGGAGGACGTGAAGGGTCACCTCACGCGCGCGGCCGCCCCGGCGCCTGGCGCGTCCGGCACCGCCGCGTTCGCCGGCGGCGGCATGGGCATCCCCGAGATCCCGGCCGTCGACTTCTCGAAGTTCGGCCCGATCGAGACCCAACCCCTGTCGCGGATCAAGAAGATCTCCGGCGCGCACCTGCACCGGTCCTGGCTCAACGTGCCGCTCGTCACCCACCAGGACGAGTCGGACATCACCGAGACCGACGCCTACCGCAAGGAGCTCGACAACGCCGGCAAGGAACTGAAGGACAAGGGCTACCGCGTCACCCTGCTGGCCTTCCTGATCAAGGCCGCCGTCTCGGCCCTGCGCAAGCACCCCGAGTTCAACGCCTCGCTCAGCCCCGAGAAGGACGCGCTGATCCTCAAGCGCTACTACAACATCGGCGTGGCGGTCGACACGCCGGACGGCCTCGTCGTGCCGGTGATCAAGGATGCCGACCGCAAGGGCATCGTCGAGATCAGCCGCGATCTCGGGGCGATCTCGGCCAAAGCCCGCGACGGCAAGCTCAGCGCCGCCGACATGCAGGGCGCCACCTTCTCGATCTCCAGCCTCGGCGGCATCGGCGGCACCTCCTTCACGCCGCTGGTCAACGCCCCCGAGGTCGCGATCCTCGGCGTCGCCCGCTCGAAGATGAGCCCGGTCTGGAACGGCACCGAGTTCAAGCCGCGCCTGATCGTGCCGCTCTCGCTCTCCTACGACCACCGCGTCATCGACGGCGCGCTCGCCGCGCGCTTCGCCCGCCACCTCGCCCACGTCCTCGAGGACGTCCGCCGCCTCGTCGTCTGA